The Acidimicrobiia bacterium nucleotide sequence TTGGCGACCCTGTTGATGTCGATCACTCGTTCTTCGAACTGGCCCTCGGCCATGACTGCTCCCTGCTCAGAACTCGAGACCGGCGTCGCGAGCGGCGTCGGCCACCCCCGCGATCCGGCCGTGGTACTTGAAACCCCCGCGGTCGAACACGACCCGGGTCACTCCGGCGTCCCTGCCCCGCTCACCGATCAGCGCGCCGACCTTGCGGGCGGCATCCACCGTGCCCGTGGCATCGTCGCGCAGCCCCGGCTCGACGGTGGACGCCGCCGCAAGGGTTCGGCCGTCCAGATCGTCGATCAGCTGGGCGTAGATGTGCTTGTTCGACCGGTACACCGACAGGCGCGGACGCTCGGCGGTTCCCCGGATCTTCTTGCGGACCCGGCGGTGACGCCGGTCCCGTCCTGCGGCCTTGTCGCGTCGCATGGCTGACCCCTCAGGCACCCGAACCGACGGCGGCCTTCCCGGCCTTCCGGCGGACGTGCTCGTCGACGTAGCGGATTCCCTTGCCCTTGTAGGGCTCGGGCGTGCGGACCTTCCTGATGTCGGCGGCGACCTGGCCAACCAACTGCTTGTCGGCCCCCTTGACGATCACCTGCGTGGGCTCGGGGACCTCGATGGTGATGCCCTCGGGCGCCTCGAAGACCACGGGATGGGAGTAACCGACCTGGAGCTCGACCGACGTCCCCTTCGACTGGGCGCGGTAGCCGACACCCTGGATCTGGAGTTCCCGGGAGAAGCCCGTCGACACACCTTCGACCATGTTGGCGATCAGCGAGCGCGTGAGACCGTGGAGCGCGCGTTGCGAGCGCTCGTCGCTACCCCGCTCGACGGTGATCGTGCCGTCGTCGAGGGTGACTGTGATCCCTCGGGGCACGTCGTGCTCGAGCGTGCCGTTCGACCCCTTGGCGGTGACGTGTGCGCCGGCGATCGTGACGTCGACGCCGTCGGGAACGGTGATGGGTGCTTGTCCGACTCTGCTCATGGGAGACCTACCAGACCTGGCACAGGACCTCGCCGCCGACGTTGCGCTTGCGCGCCTCGCCGTCGGTGAGGAGCCCGACGCTCGTGGACAGCACGGCGATCCCCATCCCGCCCAGGACACGAGGGACCTCGTGTGCCTTGGAGTAGACACGCAGGCCGGGCTTCGAGACGCGGCGAATACCCGAGATCGTCCGCCGGCGCTCGTCGTCGTACTTGAGCTCGATCGTGAGGATCTTGCTCGGGCGCCCGGGCTCGTCCTCGACGGTGTAGCCGTTCACATAGCCGGCCTTCTGGAGCACGTCGGCCAACGCCACCTTCACCTTCGACGACGGCATCGACACATCATCGTGCTGGCGGAGGTTGGCGTTGCGGACGCGGGTGAGCATATCTGCAATGGGATCGGTCATCGACACAGCAGGCCCCTCCTCACCACGACGCCTTGGTCAGCCCGGGCACCTCGCCCGCATGCGCGAGCTCGCGCAGGCAGATACGACACAGCCCGAACTTGCGGTACACCGCACGCGCGCGCCCGCACCGGCGACACCGCGTGTACCGACGGACCTCGAACTTGGGTTTGCGCTGCTGCTTGTTGACCAGTGCTCTCTTCGCCATCTCTACCTCTACGCGTCCTGGCGGGCGAACGGGAAGCCGAGTGCTGCGAGCAGCGCCCGTCCTTCATCGTTCGTCCGAGCCGTCGTGACGATGGTGATGTCCATTCCCCGCACGGCGTCGATCGAGTCGTAGTCGATCTCGGGAAAGATCAACTGCTCGGTGACACCGAACGTGTAGTTGCCCGCACCGTCGAAGGAACGGGTCTTCATGCCCCGGAAGTCGCGGATCCGTGGGATCGCCAGACTCACGAGGCGGTCGAAGAACTCCCACATCCGCGCGCCGCGCAACGTGACGCGGGCACCGATCGCGTTCCCCTGACGGAGCTTGAAGCTCGCGATCGACTGCTTCGCCCGGGTGACCTGGGGCTTCTGGCCCGTGATCACGCCGAGGTCGGTGACCGCCCCGTCGAGGAGGGCCTTGTTGTCGGTGGCCAGGCCCACGCCGCAGTTGAGGACGATCTTCTCGAGGCGCGGAACCTCCATGATGTTCCCGAGACCGAGTTCTGTCTGGAGTGCAGGCCGGATCTCGTCGCGGTAGCGCTCGCGCAGGCGCGGTGCCGGGGCTGTATCGACCATCAGGCACCTCTCTTGTCGTTGTCGGGCAGGTCTGCGCCACACTTGCGACAGATCCGGAACTTGGCGCCGTCGGGGTCGAAGCGGTAGCCGACACGCGTCGGCGCCCCGCACGAGTCGCACACGATGGCGACATTCGACACGTGGATCGGCATGTCCTTGTCGATGATGCCGCCCTGCATCGTGGCGCGGGTGGCCGCCTGGTGTCGCTTGGCGACGTTGATCCCGTCGACGATGACGCGTTCCTTACCCGGGATCACGTCCATGACCTCGCCTCGCCGGCCGACGTCCTTGCCGGCCAGGACCTCGACCTGATCGCCCTTCTTGATCTTCATGTCAGATGACCTCCGGGGCGAGCGAGATGATCCGCATGAACCGACGATCGCGTAGCTCGCGCCCGACGGGGCCGAAGATGCGGGTGCCACGCGGCTGGCGCTGCTCGTTGATGAGCACGGCCGCGTTCTCGTCGAAACGGATGTAGCTGCCGTCGGAACGGCGGCGTTCCTTGCGGGTACGAACGACCACGCACCGCACCACCTCGCCCTTCTTGACGGCGGCTCCGGGTACGGCGTCCTTCACGGTCGCGACGAACTCGTCGCCGATACCCGCGTAGCGGCGCCGTGTTCCTCCGAGCACCTTGATGCACAGGACCTCGCGGGCACCGGAGTTGTCGGCGACCTTGAGCCTGCTCTCCTGCTGGATCATGGGTGTGTCGTTCTCTCCGGGACCGTCAGCGTGCCCGTTCGAGCACTTCGACGATCCGCCAGCGCTTGTTCTTCGACAACGGGCGCGTCTCGGCGACGCGCACGCGGTCACCCTCGTTCGCATCATTGGTCTCGTCGTGGGCCTGCAGCCGACTCGTGCGCTGCATCGTCTTGCGGTAGCGCCGGTGACGCACGCGGCTCGTGACCGCCACGACCGCGGTCTTGTCCATCCTGGTGGACACCACGATTCCCTCACGGATCTTTCGAGACGACCTGTCGTCGCTCTGCTCGGTGGTGGATTCCGACTCAGCCATCGGTCTGCTCCTCGACGAGTGCCTCGGCGGCCTCGATCTCACGCTCACGCAGCACGGTCCTGATCCGGGCCACGTCGCGTCGAACCTGCTTCAAACGGGAATAGCTGTCGAGTTGCCCGGTGGCGTTCTGGAAGCGCAGGTTGAACAGCTCCTCACCGGCCTCGGCCAACTGCTGAACCAGATCGTCGTCGCCCAACTCGCGGAGCTCGCTCGCGGTCGCCATCACGCCTCATCCTGACGCACGACGAATCGGCTCTTGATCGGCAGCTTGTGCTGCGCCAGCCTCATTGCCTCCCGGGCGGTCGCCTCGTCGACACCGGCGAGCTCGAAGAGAACACGGCCCGGCTTCACGACGGCCACCCAGTTCTCCGGGTTGCCCTTCCCCGAGCCCATGCGCGTCTCGGCCGGCTTCTCGGTGACGGGCTTGTCGGGGAAGACGTTGATCCAGACCTTCCCTCCACGCTTGATGAAACGGGTCATCGCGATACGGGCGGCCTCGATCTGACGGTTCGTGAGCCAGCAGGGCTCGAGTGCCTGGATCCCGTAGTCGCCGTACGACACCTTCGTGCCGCCCTTGGCGACTCCCTTCATGCGCCCGCGCTGCTGCTTGCGGTGCTTGGTCTTCTTCGGCATTAGCACGGGTTACGACCTCCTCGTACATGCGCGCGAGCGAGCGAAGTCGAGCGAGCCGGAGTCCCGAACGTCCCGGAGGGCGCCGGAGGGGTATCCCCGGAGGCGAGTGAGGGCGACCATGGGAAGAGGAGCCCAGGCAGAGTCACACGTCGAAGATGTCATTCTTCGTTCCTGAAGTGGGGGGCTTCGTGGTGCTCGCGGGTGCGGCGCTCGATCTCCTCCTCTTCGGCGAGGAGCTTCTCGAGCTCGGGGTCGGCCTCCTTGACGAGAGGTGCCGCCTCTCCCGGCTCCTCGTCGGACGCGGCGACCTGCTCCTCCGAGACCTCCTCGGCAGCCGGCCGACGCTTGCCGCCACCTGCGGTGACGATCTTGCGGCCCGGGGTCTGCCCCGACGTCTCGCCCACGGCCATGGCGGCTTCCCTGGTGATCTTGTCCTCCGACGCCGACTTGTAGGGGAGGATGTCGCCCTTGTAGATCCAGACCTTGCAGCCGATCCGACCCTGCGTGGTGCGGGCCTCAGCGAGCCCGTAGTCGATGTCGGCGCGAAGTGTGTGAAGCGGCACCCGCCCCTCGCGGTACCACTCGGTACGCGACATCTCGGCGCCACCCAGGCGACCGCTGCACTGGACGCGGACGCCGAGAGCGCCGGCCTTCATCGCCGTCTGCACCGCGCGCTTCATCGCACGGCGGAACGACACACGGCCGGCGAGCTGATCGGCCACACCCTGTGCGATCAGCGTGGCGTCGAGCTCGGGCTGCTTGATCTCCTGGATGTTGAAGTGGATCGTGGGATTGCCCGTGATCTTCAGGAGCCCGGCCCGGAGGCGGTCGGCCTCCGAGCCCCGCCGACCGATCACGATGCCGGGACGCGCCGTGTAGACGTCGACGCGGAGGCGGTCGCGGGTGCGCTCGATCTCGATGCGGCTCACCGCAGCGTGCGGGAGCTCGGTCGTGAGGAAGTCGCGGATCTTCCAGTCCTCGATGAGCTGGTCGGTGTACTCGTCGCCGTCGGCGAACCAGCGCGACTTCCAGTCGGTGGTGACGCCAAGGCGGAACCCGTAGGGGTTGACCTTCTGACCCATGTGCTACTCGCCCCCGTCCGCGGACTCGTCCTCGGACTCTGTCGTGTCGACGACGTCGTCGCCGGTGTCGTCTTCGGTGACTTCGTCGGTCTCTTCTTCGGTCGTGTCGTCGGCAGCCTCGTCCGTGTCGGCCGCGGCCTCCTCGGCCCGGGCAGCCTCGACCCGGCGACGGCGCAGGGAGCGTCGGCGGGCCGCACCCTCGGCGCTGTCGGATTCCGACTTGCGGGCCAGATCGTCCTCGGAGAGGCGGGCCAGCACGATCGTGACGTGGGACGTCCGCTTGTTGACACGGGTCGCCCGGCCACGCGCACGTGGGCGCCACCGCTTGAGGATGGGCCCCTCGTCGGCGTACGCCGCTTCGATCGTGAGCTCCTCTTCGGGAACCGCCAGCTTGTCCTCGGCATTGGCGACAGCGGAGTCGAGCAGCTTGAGGACGGGTTCGGTGGCACCACGGTCGGTGCGCCCGAGGATGTCGCGCGCGCTGTCGACGTCCTCGCCCCGGATGAGGTCGAGGACCTGTCGCACCTTGGACGGTGACGTCCGCAGGTAGCGGAGACGGGCGCGTGCGGTCGCTTCAGCCATCAGCCGGCACTGTCGGCACCGGAGTGAACCCGGAAGATCCGTGTGGGCGCGAACTCGCCCAGCTTGTGACCCACCATCGACTCGGTGACGTAGACGGGTACGTGCTTGCGGCCGTCGTGGACCGCCAACGTGTGACCGACCATGTCGGGTGACAGCGTGGAACGACGTGACCACGTCTTGATGACCTTCTTGTCGCCCGACTCGTTCATCGCCGCGACCTTCCTGGCGAGGTGCTCGTCGATGAAGGGTCCCTTCTTCAGACTGCGCGGCATGTCCTACCTCCGTGAACCGCGTCCGCGGCGGCGTCGCACGATCTGCTCGTTCGACTTCTTGTTCTTCTTGCGGGTGCGCCCTTCGGGCTTTCCCCAGGGCGACACCGGATGCCGTCCACCGGAGCTCTTGCCCTCTCCGCCACCGAGGGGGTGGTCGACAGGGTTCATCACGACACCGCGGGACTGCGGCCGCTTTCCCTTCCAGCGGCTGCGTCCGGCCTTGCCGACGGAGATGAGCTCGGCGTCGACGTTCCCGACCTGACCGACCGTGCCGCGTGCGTCGATCGGGACACGGCGCATCTCGGTCGAGGGGAGCCGCAGGGTCGCCCAGTTGCCCTCCTTGGCGACCAGCTGGATGGCCGAGCCGGCGCCCCGACCCAGCTTGCCGCCGCCGCCGGGCTTGAGCTCCACGTTGTGGACCGTGGTACCGACGGGGATGTAGCGAAGAGGGAGCGCGTTCCCGACGCGGATCTCGGCGCCGTGCCCGTTCTGGAGTACGTCGTCGACCTTCAGGCCCACCGGCGCCAGGATGTAGCGCTTCTCGCCGTCGCGGTAGTGGAGCAGCGCGATCCTGGCGTTGCGGTTGGGGTCGTACTCGATGGTGGCGACACGGGCGGGCACGCCGTCCTTGTCGCGCGTGAAGTCGATCTCGCGATACTTGCGCTTGTGGCCGCCCCCGCGGTGGCGCGACGTGATGCGGCCGTAGGAGTTCCGGCCACCCGTGCTCTTCTTCGGCTTGGTGAGCGACTTCTCGGGCTTGGACGCCGTGAGGTCGGAGAAATCAGCCACCGTCTGGAAGCGGCGCCCGGGGCTCGACGGCTTGCGTTTGCGCGGCGGCATCCTCAGCCTCCGAAGATCTCGATGGAGTCGCCCTCGGCGAGCGACACGATGGCGCGCTTTTGTGCCTTGCGCTGCCCGAACGTCCCGGTGCGGCGGTCGCGGACCTTCTTGCCCTGCCGGTTGAGGGTGTTGACCTTCGTGACGCGCACACCGAAGATCGCCTCGATGGCCTGTGCGATCTCCACCTTGTTGGCGTCGGGCGCCACGTTGAAGGTGTAGACGTCGCGGTCGAAGGCCGCGTACGACTTCTCCGACACGACGGGGTCCTGGATGATCGTGCGCGGATCACGGCTCATGACGACGCTCCCGGATCGGTCGTGCCGGAGAGACGGTCTGTTGTGGTGTCGAGGGTGGCCTGCGAGAAAACCAGCCAGTCGTTGGCGAGGATGTCGTAGGCGTTGAGCTCCTCGGGCACGACGATCTGCACCCTGCGGCCGAGGTTCCGGAACGACTTCCACGTGTTGACGTCGGTCCGGTCGAGAACGAGCAGGACACGGCCCTCGGTGTCGCCACCGCGAAGGTCCAGCGCCTCGAGAGCGGCGATGGCGTCCTTGGTCCGGGGCTCGGAGAAGGCCCAGGCGTCGACGACGAGGACCCTGCCATCGGCGGCACGGTCGGACAACGCGGAGCGCAGCGCCAGGCGCACCATCTTCTTGGGGGTGCGCTGGGCGTAGTCGCGGGGTCGGGGGCCGTGGGCGATTCCGCCGCCCTCCCAGTGGGGAGCACGGATGGAGCCCTGGCGGGCACGGCCGGTGCCCTTCTGGCGCCACGGCTTGGCGCCACCACCCGCCACCTCGGCGCGGGTCTTCGTCTTGTGCGTTCCGGCACGGGCGGCGGCGAGCTGGGCCGTGACCACCTGGTGCAGCACCGCTTCGTTCGGCTCGATACCGAAGATGGCCTCGGGGAGCTCGACGCTCCCCTTGGTCGTTCCGCTCTGCGTGCGGACGTCGAGCTTCAGCGCGGGGCTCACGACGCACTCTTCTCGCGCGCCTTGACGGCGTCGCGGACGAAGACGACCGCACCCCGGGGGCCCGGTACGGATCCCTTCACGAGCAGGAGGTTGCGCTCGGCGTCACCTTCGACGACCTCGAGGTTGAGGGTGGTGGTCTTGGCGTTGCCGTGGCGGCCGGGCATCTTCTGTCCCTTGAACACGCGCGCCGGCGTCGCGCAGGCGCCGACGGCTCCGGGCTTGCGGTGGACCTTGTGCGCACCGTGACTGGCCGGCTGTCCCCCGAAGTTGTGGCGGGCCATGACGCCGGTGAAGCCCTTGCCCTTGCTGATCCCCGAGACGTCGACGAGATCGCCGCTCTCGAACACGTCGGCGGCGACGGTCTGGCCCACCTCGAACCCCTCGAGGTCATCGACGCGCAGCTCGGCGAGATGACGGGCAGGAGGTGCGTCGGCCACGGCGAGGTGACCGAGCTCGGGCTTCGTGATGTTCGCCTCCTTCACGTCGCCGAAGGACAGCTGAACAGCGGAGTAGCCGTCACGCTCGGGGGTCTTGAGCTGGACGACGCGACAGGGCCCGGCCTGGATGACGGTGACGGGCACCACCCGGTTCTCGTCGTCCCAGACCTGGGTCATTCCGAGCTTGCGCCCGAGGATCCCCTTGCCTGCCATCCCGTCCTACTTCCTTCTTCTCACGCGAACGCTCCGCTCGGAGCAGGTGAGCCCCGGCGGAGCGTGGTCTGGTTGTGCCGCCCGGTTCCGCCCGCGGGCGGCCTGAGCAGACTTCGGTTGTCGGAACGTCCGGTCGTACTCGCCCCGTGGCCGAGGAATGGGCCCGTGGGCAGAAAGGTGATACTAGCGGCCCCACTGCCCTCCGTCGAAACGGCGTCACCGGTGGTTCCCTAGGGTGCGGCGCCCGCCACGGGGTGCCCCGCCAGGCGCCACTCGGGGAACCCGTCGGCCATCCGGCATGCCCGGCGCCCCTTGCGCCGCAGGATCGCCACGGCCTCGGCAGCCAGCACGCAGTAGGGCCCCCGGCAGTACGCCACGATGTCGGTGCCGGCGGGCAGCTCGGAGATCCTCTCCTCCAGCTCCTCCAGGGGGATCGACACGGCGTCGGGAATGTGGCCCGAGCGGTACTCGGTCGCCGGGCGCACGTCGACGAGGACCACCTCGCCGTCGCGGACACGCTCCAGGAGATCGGCGGCCGGGACGGGCTCGAGTGCGTCGCGCTCCTCGAGGAAGTCGCGGGAGATCTCGGAAACCTCGGCGAGGTTCGCTGCGGCCACGGCCCGGAGCGCCGCCAGCAGGCACGACACCTCGTCGCCGGCCAGCCGGTAGTGGATCTGGTTCCCCTCCCGACGGGTCTCCACCAGGCGGGCCTGCCGGAGGACCCGCAGGTGCGTCGACACGGTGCTCGTCGGCTGACCCGTCTCCCGCACCAGGGCGTCCACCGGCCTCTCCCCCTGGGCGAGGAGATCCAGGAGCTCCAGCCGTGCGGGGTGCGCCGTCGCCTTCGCGATGCGTGCGAACTGTTCGTTGAGGGCGCGCCGGGTCGAGCAGTCCACCCCGCCTGCCGATCCGGGTGCCTCACCACGTGTGTCGTCGTCTGCCACGTGCCCACTACCTATTTCGCTATTTCGATGAATACCGAAATAGATGCTACAGTGTCGCTCCCATGGACGCCAACACCCCCACGATCCGGGAGCCGGCACCCCCGGCGTCCGGACGCGGACCGCTCGCCGGAATCGGGCGGGGCATGGTCGATTTCGGCATCAGGCGCCCGGTGGGAATCGCCGTCGGGGTGCTCGCTCTCACGGTCCTGTTCGGGATCCTCACCGTGTCCATCGAGACGGACACCGACCCGGAGAACATGCTGCCCGGCGACGACCCCGTGCGCGTGCGGAACGCCGAGCTGCGCGACGATTTCGGGACCGGAGACCTGATCGTGGTCGGCGTGGTGGACGACGACGGTGTCCTCACGCCCGAAGTGTTCACCGCCGTGGCGGAGCTCACCGGGGAGATCCAGCGTCTCGACGGTGTCGACGCCACCGGCGTCACGAGCGCCGACACGGTCGTCGACTTCCCCGACACAGCATTCACCGCCGATGACGTCTCCGCGACTGTCTCGGCACTCGAAGCCGATCCACTCCTGGCCGACCGGATCGTCAGTCCGGACGGAACAGCGATAGGGATCGTCGTCCCTCTCGAGAGTGAGGACGCCGCCGGGGACGTTGCCGACGCCGTGAAGAGGCTCGCCGCGGAGGATCCCGCCCTGTCCGACGCGGACGTGCTCGTCGCCGGCCTCCCCCTCGCCGAAGACGAGTTCGGTCGAGACATGTTCGTGCAGATGGCGCTTCTCGCTCCCCTGGCGGGCCTGCTCATCTTCGCGCTCATGCTGTTCTTCTTCCGGCGGCTCAGCCTCGTCCTCGCGGCCATGGCCGTGGCGATGGCCGCCGTGATCTGGACCATGGGGCTGCTCATCGGGACCGGGTTCACCGTCCACATCATGAGCTCGATGATCCCGATCTTCCTCATGCCGATCGCCATCCTCGACAGCATCCACGTGCTCAGCGAGTTCTTCGACCGCTACCCCCGCCACCGGAACCGGCGCGACACGCTCCACGCCGTGTACTCAGAGCTCTTCCTCCCCCTCACCTACACGTCGCTGACGACGGCGGTCGCCTTCGCCTCTCTCATGCTCGCCCCCATCCCGCCCGTCCGCGTGTTCGGCGGCTTCGTGGCGTTGGGCGTGGTGGCCGCGTGGGTGCTCACGATCGTGTTCATCCCCGCCTTCGTCATGCTCATCGACGAGCGGCGGTTCGCGAAGCTACTGACCACTCACGTCGAGGACCGCGGCGGGCTCTTGACCGGGGGGCTGCGCCGGCTCGGACGTCTCACGACACGTGCTCCCCGGAGCCTGCTCCTCGGTTCCCTGGTCGTGGCGGTGCTCGCCGTCCCCGGTGTCCTGCGCATCACCGTCAACGACAACCCGTTGCGGTGGTTCAAGCCTGGAACCGAGATCCGCCACGCCAGCGAGGAGCTGAACGACCGCTTCCCCGGCACCTACAACGCGAGCCTGGTGCTCACGTCCGAAGAGCCCGGAGACCTCACCGCGCCTGCGACCGTCGCAGCGATCGACGCCCTCCAGGAACGCTGGAGCGACATCGACGTCGTCGGAACGAGTACGTCGTTCGTCGACGTGGCTCTCGCGGTGGCTCCCGACGCTGCGAGCGTCGACGCAAGCATCGATGTCGCCGCGGCGTCGGTCGGAGGTGAGCGTGTCGACAGCCTCGTCACATCCGACCACCGGCGGGCGAACATCCAGCTCCTGCTGAACGACGGTGACAACACCTCGATGCAGTCGGTCGTCGACGCAACGGGCGAGTTCCTCGAGAGCAACCCACTCCCGGAGGGTGTCGACGCGCAGTGGGCCGGCGAGACCTACCTCAACCTGGTCTGGCAGGACAAGATGGTCACGGGCATGCTCGAAGCGTTCCTGGGCACCCTCGTCGTGGTCTTCCTCCTGATGCTGGTGCTGTTCCGCTCACTACGCCATGCCGTTTTCGCCATGATTCCCGTTCTCATGGCCGTGCTCGTCGTCTACGGCGTGGCCGGCTGGATCGGCAAGGACTACGACATGCCGATGGCGGTGCTCTCCGCGCTCGTTCTCGGTATCGGCGTCGACTTCGGCATCCACTTCGTGCAGCGCTACGGCGAGCTTCACGACTCGACCGGATCGGCGGCGGAGGCACTGACGGAGTTCTTCGAGGAGCCCGCCCGTGCCCTCACCCGCAACGCCTTCGTGATCGCGGTCGGGTTCCTGCCGCTGTTCCTGTCGACCCTCGTCCCCTACCTGGTCGTGGGTGCCTTCCTGGCGTCGCTCATGCTCCTGAGCTGGGCCGCGACACTTCTCGTCCTCCCACCCCTGGTCCTCATCACCGACCGAGGACGGCAGGCACCACGCGGAGAAGCCGCAGATACCCCGGAGCCACCAGCCACCGTGGGCGCGGGAGCGGACCTGCCGTAGCGGATCTTCCGTCGCGGAGAGTTGTGCCGCATTCTTAGGCCGCGGAGGCGCCGGGGAGAACTTGCCGGAGCCGACCCCCCCTAAACCTCTTGAATCTTGATCTCGATGTCGACGCCGGCGGGGAGGTCGAGGCGCTGGAGCGACTCGACGGTCTGACCGGTGGGCTCCACGATGTCGAGGAGGCGCTTGTGGATGCGCATCTCGAAGTGCTCCCGACTGTCCTTGTCGACGTGCGGTGAGCGGATGACGCAGTACCGGTGGATCTCCGTGGGCAACGGCACGGGACCGCGCACCTTCGCCTGGGTACGCACGACCGTCTCGACGATCTTCTTCGTCGACTGGTCGATGATCTCGTGGTCGTAGGCCTTGAGCCTGATGCGGATCTTCTGACCCGTTGCCGTTGCTGCCATGACTATTCGATGATCTTGGTGACGCGGCCGGATCCGACGGTGCGGCCACCTTCACGGATCGCGAACAGGAGACCTTCTTCCATCGCGATCGGGTTGATCAACTCGACGGTCATCTCGGTGTTGTCGCCCGGCATCACCATCTCGGTACCCTCAGGCAACTCGATCGAACCGGTGATATCCGTCGTACGGAAATAGAACTGCGGCCGGTAGTTACCGAAAAACGGTGTGTGGCGGCCACCCTCGTCCTTGGTCAACACATACACCTGCGCCTCGAACTTCGTGTGCGGCGTGATACTGCCCGGCTTGGCCAGCACCTGACCACGCTCCACGTCGTCTTTGCCCGTACCGCGCAACAACGCACCGATGTTGTCGCCCGCACGACCCTCATCGAGAAGCTTTCGGAACATCTCCACACCCGTCACCGTCGTGTTCGGCGTGTCCTTGATCCCGACGATCTCCACCTCGTCGTTCACATGCACCACCCCACGCTCCACACGACCCGTCACCACCGTGCCACGACCCGTGATCGTGAACACATCCTCGATCGGCATCAAGAACGGCTTGTCGACATCCCGAGTCGGCTCAGGAATGAACTCATCGACCTTGGCCATCAACTCCAAGACCTGCTCACCCGCCTCGGCGTCACCCTCCAGAGCCTTCAACGCAGACACCGCAACAATCGGAATGTCATCACCGGGAAAGTCGTACTCGGAAAGAAGCTCACGCACCTCGAGCTCCACCAACTCCATGATCTCAGGATCATCGACCATGTCGGCCTTGTTCAACGCCACCACCATCGACGGCACACCCACCTGACGGGCCAACAACACATGCTCACGGGTCTGGGGCATCGGCCCGTCCGTGGCCGCCACCACCAGAATCGCACCATCCATCTGGGCAGCACCCGTGATCATGTTCTTCACATAATCCGCATGGCCCGGACAATCCACATGCGCATAGTGACGATTCTCCGTTTCGTACTCCACATGCGAAATCGAGATCGTGATCCCCCGCTCCTTTTCCTCAGGAGCCTTGTCGATCGAATCGAACGGCGAAAAATTCACCTCAGGATTCTGATCCGCCAACACCTTCGTGATCGCCGCCGTCAACGTCGTCTTCCCATGATCGATATGACCAATCGTCCCAATGTTCAAATGCGGCTTCGTCCGCTCGAACTTCTCCTTCGACATGGGATGAACTCCTCTGATCCTTCCCGGGGCTTCCGGGCTCTCGTTGTCTCTTCTCGAACCGTTGACGTACTGACGTGTGACGACCGGCCCGTCGGGGCCGGTCGGCGGCTCACTCGCCTCGCGTGCGAGCGATGATCTCCTCGGCGATGGCGTTCGGCACCTGCTGGTAGGAGTCGAACTGCATCGTGTAGTTGGCGCGCCCCTGGGTGCGCGACCGGAGGTCGGTAGCATAACCGAACATCTCTCCGAGCGGCACCTGAGCGTCGACGACCTGCGAGGTGCCCCGCTGGTGCATGCCACCGACCTTGCCGCGCCGCGACGACAGGTCACCGATGACGTCACCCATGTAGTCCTCGGGGGTGACGACCTCCACCTGCATCACGGGCTCGAGGATCACCGGCTTGGCCTGGGCAACGGCCTTCTTCAGCGCCATCGAGCCGGCGATCTTGAACGCCATCTCCGACGAGTCGACGTCGTGCGAGGAGCCGTCGATCAGCGTGGCGCGGAGGTCGACGAGCGGGTAGCCCGCCACCACACCTCCCTCGGTGGCCTCCTGGATGCCGGCGTCGACCGACGAGATGTACTCGCGGGGAACCGCCCCACCGCGGACCTTGTCGACGAACTCGTAGCCGCCGCCGGGCCCCGTGGGCTCCAGGTTGATGATGACGTGGCCGTACTGACCCCGACCGCCGGTCTGGCGGACGTAGCGCGTCTCGACGTCGTCCACCGGCTCGGTGATCGTCTCG carries:
- the rplR gene encoding 50S ribosomal protein L18, with amino-acid sequence MRRDKAAGRDRRHRRVRKKIRGTAERPRLSVYRSNKHIYAQLIDDLDGRTLAAASTVEPGLRDDATGTVDAARKVGALIGERGRDAGVTRVVFDRGGFKYHGRIAGVADAARDAGLEF
- the rplF gene encoding 50S ribosomal protein L6 yields the protein MSRVGQAPITVPDGVDVTIAGAHVTAKGSNGTLEHDVPRGITVTLDDGTITVERGSDERSQRALHGLTRSLIANMVEGVSTGFSRELQIQGVGYRAQSKGTSVELQVGYSHPVVFEAPEGITIEVPEPTQVIVKGADKQLVGQVAADIRKVRTPEPYKGKGIRYVDEHVRRKAGKAAVGSGA
- the rpsH gene encoding 30S ribosomal protein S8; this translates as MSMTDPIADMLTRVRNANLRQHDDVSMPSSKVKVALADVLQKAGYVNGYTVEDEPGRPSKILTIELKYDDERRRTISGIRRVSKPGLRVYSKAHEVPRVLGGMGIAVLSTSVGLLTDGEARKRNVGGEVLCQVW
- a CDS encoding type Z 30S ribosomal protein S14, which codes for MAKRALVNKQQRKPKFEVRRYTRCRRCGRARAVYRKFGLCRICLRELAHAGEVPGLTKASW
- the rplE gene encoding 50S ribosomal protein L5 — its product is MVDTAPAPRLRERYRDEIRPALQTELGLGNIMEVPRLEKIVLNCGVGLATDNKALLDGAVTDLGVITGQKPQVTRAKQSIASFKLRQGNAIGARVTLRGARMWEFFDRLVSLAIPRIRDFRGMKTRSFDGAGNYTFGVTEQLIFPEIDYDSIDAVRGMDITIVTTARTNDEGRALLAALGFPFARQDA
- the rplX gene encoding 50S ribosomal protein L24; its protein translation is MKIKKGDQVEVLAGKDVGRRGEVMDVIPGKERVIVDGINVAKRHQAATRATMQGGIIDKDMPIHVSNVAIVCDSCGAPTRVGYRFDPDGAKFRICRKCGADLPDNDKRGA
- the rplN gene encoding 50S ribosomal protein L14 codes for the protein MIQQESRLKVADNSGAREVLCIKVLGGTRRRYAGIGDEFVATVKDAVPGAAVKKGEVVRCVVVRTRKERRRSDGSYIRFDENAAVLINEQRQPRGTRIFGPVGRELRDRRFMRIISLAPEVI
- the rpsQ gene encoding 30S ribosomal protein S17 — its product is MAESESTTEQSDDRSSRKIREGIVVSTRMDKTAVVAVTSRVRHRRYRKTMQRTSRLQAHDETNDANEGDRVRVAETRPLSKNKRWRIVEVLERAR
- the rpmC gene encoding 50S ribosomal protein L29; this translates as MATASELRELGDDDLVQQLAEAGEELFNLRFQNATGQLDSYSRLKQVRRDVARIRTVLREREIEAAEALVEEQTDG
- the rplP gene encoding 50S ribosomal protein L16 encodes the protein MLMPKKTKHRKQQRGRMKGVAKGGTKVSYGDYGIQALEPCWLTNRQIEAARIAMTRFIKRGGKVWINVFPDKPVTEKPAETRMGSGKGNPENWVAVVKPGRVLFELAGVDEATAREAMRLAQHKLPIKSRFVVRQDEA
- the rpsC gene encoding 30S ribosomal protein S3 is translated as MGQKVNPYGFRLGVTTDWKSRWFADGDEYTDQLIEDWKIRDFLTTELPHAAVSRIEIERTRDRLRVDVYTARPGIVIGRRGSEADRLRAGLLKITGNPTIHFNIQEIKQPELDATLIAQGVADQLAGRVSFRRAMKRAVQTAMKAGALGVRVQCSGRLGGAEMSRTEWYREGRVPLHTLRADIDYGLAEARTTQGRIGCKVWIYKGDILPYKSASEDKITREAAMAVGETSGQTPGRKIVTAGGGKRRPAAEEVSEEQVAASDEEPGEAAPLVKEADPELEKLLAEEEEIERRTREHHEAPHFRNEE